The Candidatus Hamiltonella defensa 5AT (Acyrthosiphon pisum) DNA window ATGGTACAAGCCCTATTTGGATTAATGCAGAGCTAGAAGATAACTTAAATCCAAATTCAAAAAATTTGGGAAATTTTACTTTAAATCATGAAATCGGCCATGCTTTGGGGCTAAGACATTCACATATCAGTAAATCTTATACTAATAAAATCAGTGTGATGAGTTACTATAAAGAGTTTCAATACAATGGCTATTATCCATCTGGCCCTCAAATGTATGACATCGCATCCGTTCAGTATCTTTATGGAGCTAATCTTGAAACACGTATCGGTAATACCATTTATGGTTTCAATTCTAATTCTGGCCGGCCTTATCTTAGTGCGGAAAATGCGGATGATCCCCTGATTTTTTGTGTTTGGGACGCGGGTGGCATCGATACTTTCGATTTTTCTGGTTATCGTCAAAATCAAAGAATCAATTTAAAATCGAGCCAATTTTCTGATGTCGGGGGATTAAAAAACAATGTCTCTATTGCATACAGGGTCATCATTGAAAATGCGATCAGCGGCTCTGGAGATGACGAAATTATAGGCAATGAAGTGGATAATGTTTTACGAGGAGGCAAAGGTGCCGACCTTATTTACGGTGAGCAAGGGTGTGATCGGCTTTTTGGAGAAGAAGGAAACGACCGTTTATACGGTGGGGAAGGGGCTGATAAATTAGTGGGGGGCAGGGGCTCCGATCAACTTTGGGGAGGAAAAGATAACGACTATCTTTTGGGTGGAGAAGACCAGGACTTTTTGTTTGGAGGCCAAGGAAACGATCCTCTGGTAGGAGGAAGAGGAAGAGATCAACTTTGGGGAGAAAAAGGAGACGATACTTTGCTGGGAGAGATGGGGGATGATTGGCTTTCAGGCGGAATAGGGTCAGATAAACTCACAGGAGGCCCAGGAAGGGATATATTTGTTTATCAAACTTGTGATGACTCTTCGACACTATCTACTGATACCATTTGTGATTTTGAAGTGGGCATTGACAAAATAGACCTATCTCGTATCACGAATAATATCAAAAATATTCAGTTTGTAGATCGATTTCACTTTAAAGGCCAAACAGAAATTCAACAACGTCATAATAGTATTCTTAATATTACTTATCTCATGATTGATTTTTCTGATTCTATTGAAAAAAATTCATTGAATAATAACGATATGATGATCAAATTCACTGGAAATAAAAAACTCACCGCCAACGATTTTATTTTTTCTCGCTTTATATAAATATCAAATAGTATTTATACGTTATACGTGACTTCACGCATGGTAAAATTTTAATGCGTGAAGATTTTATATTTTTGATTTTTTCTGATAAAAAATTTTTAAATAGTAACTCAATATTAATAATATTAACCAGACGCATCCCATAAAAAGGGAAATACGTGTGCTGGGAAAGCAGCCGATTAATACCATAATAAAAACAAGAAATACGATTCCAATAGCAGAGGTAATAACCCCTCCTAATAGTGGAAATTCTAATTTTTTCTTTTCTTCTTTCGTTAAAGAGCAACGAAAAGAAATTTGAGAAAACAAGATCATGATCCATACGAATACAGTCGCAAAAGTGGCAAGTGAGGCAATCACCAAAAATACTTTATCGGGCATGATGTAATTGAGATACACCGCAATCAACATCGCCATCATCATAAAGAGCACGCTCACCCAAGGAGCACCGCGTTGAGAAATTTTATTCAACATTTTGGGAGAATGCCCTTGCTCTGCCATGCCATTTAACATTCGGCCAACGCCAAAAACATCGCTATTAATCGCAGAGACAGAGGCAGTTATCACAACAAAATTCAAAATACCAGCAGCGACCGTGATGCCAATATGTTGAAAGGTCAATACGAAGGGGCTACCTTGCGTGCCGATTTGATTCCAGGGAAAGATAGACATAATCACGAACAAGGTCCCCACGTAAAAAACAAGAATACGTAATGGCACGGAATTAATGGCTTTAGGAATAGATTTTTTAGGATCTTTCGCTTCACCAGCAGTGATCCCTATAATTTCAATGCCGCCATAAGCAAACATCACCACCTGGAGTGATAAAATCATCCCCAAAATACCATGGCTAAAAAAGCCCCCGTTAACCCATAAATTCTGGATACCCGTCGGTTTACCGCCGTTACCAATCCCCCAAACGATCACACCAACGCCGACCAGTATCATTAAAATGATGGTGGCCACTTTAAAAAATGAAAACCAGAATTCTAATTCGCCAAATACATGGACACTCATCAAATTAATACTACCGATAATCAGCACTATGCTTAATACCCAAATCCAATGAGGTACTTCTGGGAACCAGACTCCCATATAAACGCCAAAGGCCGTTACGTCGGCAATGGCCACAATCAAAATTTCAAAACAGTATGTCCAGCCTATAACATAACCGGCCATAGGGCCTAAATATTGCTCTGCATACAGAGAAAAAGAGCTTGATTTTGGGTTATTCACCGCCATTTCACCCAAGGCTCGCATAATGACGAAGGCAGCGAGGCCACCCATCATATAAGCCAGTAAAACACTAGGGCCTGCCATTTTGATCGCATCGGCTGAACCATAAAATAAACCCGTTCCAATCGCTGATCCCAATGCCATAAAACGGATATGGCGGGCATTTAAGCTGCGTTTTAGTGTATTTTTAGCCATGGTTTCCTAACAGATATGCAAAAATTCTTGCCTGGTATTTTGACTGGATTTAAATAATCCCCTTAAAGAGGTCGTTCTCGTCACGCTGCTTCTATCACAAATGCCACGGGCCTTGACACAATAATGAGTCGCATCAATTGACACCGCCACATTTTCAGTCGCTAACAACGTTTGTAATGCCAAAATAATTTGCTGGGTTAATCTTTCCTGAACCTGCGGCCGCTGAGAAAAAAATTGCACCACCCGATTTATCTTCGATAAACCAATAATATAATCTTTAGGAATGTAAGCTAC harbors:
- a CDS encoding M10 family metallopeptidase C-terminal domain-containing protein: MTFKFIKGIKIMITRARKLTHKQIKSKNLNKILENEIKNTLTATYNWNGEKKYGQSVFLNFSFDIKKNPSKGSDKKVFGKPILFTQNQIQKVKLILQFYSDVANVHFNEHKEEDINKKIHLIFFNYIKITPKSRFKRGAAYLPSRDGTSPIWINAELEDNLNPNSKNLGNFTLNHEIGHALGLRHSHISKSYTNKISVMSYYKEFQYNGYYPSGPQMYDIASVQYLYGANLETRIGNTIYGFNSNSGRPYLSAENADDPLIFCVWDAGGIDTFDFSGYRQNQRINLKSSQFSDVGGLKNNVSIAYRVIIENAISGSGDDEIIGNEVDNVLRGGKGADLIYGEQGCDRLFGEEGNDRLYGGEGADKLVGGRGSDQLWGGKDNDYLLGGEDQDFLFGGQGNDPLVGGRGRDQLWGEKGDDTLLGEMGDDWLSGGIGSDKLTGGPGRDIFVYQTCDDSSTLSTDTICDFEVGIDKIDLSRITNNIKNIQFVDRFHFKGQTEIQQRHNSILNITYLMIDFSDSIEKNSLNNNDMMIKFTGNKKLTANDFIFSRFI
- the proY gene encoding proline-specific permease ProY; this encodes MAKNTLKRSLNARHIRFMALGSAIGTGLFYGSADAIKMAGPSVLLAYMMGGLAAFVIMRALGEMAVNNPKSSSFSLYAEQYLGPMAGYVIGWTYCFEILIVAIADVTAFGVYMGVWFPEVPHWIWVLSIVLIIGSINLMSVHVFGELEFWFSFFKVATIILMILVGVGVIVWGIGNGGKPTGIQNLWVNGGFFSHGILGMILSLQVVMFAYGGIEIIGITAGEAKDPKKSIPKAINSVPLRILVFYVGTLFVIMSIFPWNQIGTQGSPFVLTFQHIGITVAAGILNFVVITASVSAINSDVFGVGRMLNGMAEQGHSPKMLNKISQRGAPWVSVLFMMMAMLIAVYLNYIMPDKVFLVIASLATFATVFVWIMILFSQISFRCSLTKEEKKKLEFPLLGGVITSAIGIVFLVFIMVLIGCFPSTRISLFMGCVWLILLILSYYLKIFYQKKSKI